From a region of the bacterium genome:
- a CDS encoding histidine phosphatase family protein, which produces MKTIYFLRHAKSSWKDAELSDIDRPLNKRGKLNAPLMGRHMRKLKVKPQLIISSPSKRTMTTALIVADKIGYEERNIKIDMHLYGANVAQIAQLVHHLDDNLKKVMIVGHNPAFTLIVDYFTGKPIDNLPTCGLVQIDFKAKTWKEIVPKAGSLELFEFPKKVEDLEKKKVKKEA; this is translated from the coding sequence ATGAAAACAATTTATTTTCTTCGTCATGCCAAATCAAGTTGGAAAGATGCCGAGCTTTCTGACATTGACCGCCCACTCAACAAGCGTGGAAAACTAAATGCGCCCCTTATGGGAAGACACATGCGCAAACTAAAAGTAAAACCACAGCTCATCATTTCAAGCCCCAGCAAACGTACCATGACCACCGCCCTTATTGTAGCCGATAAAATTGGTTATGAAGAGCGGAATATTAAAATTGATATGCACCTGTACGGTGCCAACGTGGCTCAAATAGCGCAATTGGTGCATCATTTGGATGATAATCTGAAAAAAGTAATGATTGTAGGGCATAACCCAGCGTTTACTTTAATTGTTGATTATTTTACCGGAAAACCTATTGATAACCTGCCTACCTGCGGATTGGTGCAAATTGATTTTAAGGCCAAAACATGGAAAGAAATTGTGCCCAAGGCAGGCAGCTTGGAGCTGTTTGAGTTTCCAAAAAAGGTAGAAGACCTTGAAAAGAAAAAGGTGAAAAAAGAAGCCTGA
- a CDS encoding DUF423 domain-containing protein, with translation MQYRILAIASFIAALAIIIGAFGAHYLKTILEASELNSLETGVRYQMYHAFAILFLSLQAAKAKPATINTVLYLFIAGVICFSGSIYVFTALTILDVTIPAFVRLITPVGGLLLVTAWAVLCSNSIKHLYQRNKERNS, from the coding sequence TTGCAATACCGTATTTTGGCAATTGCCTCTTTTATTGCCGCCTTAGCAATTATAATCGGTGCTTTTGGAGCACATTACTTAAAAACCATTTTAGAAGCCTCAGAATTAAACAGTTTAGAAACCGGTGTGCGCTACCAAATGTATCATGCCTTTGCCATTTTGTTTTTATCCTTGCAAGCTGCAAAAGCTAAACCGGCTACCATAAATACTGTACTGTATTTATTTATTGCAGGTGTTATTTGCTTTAGCGGCTCTATTTATGTGTTTACTGCATTAACAATACTTGATGTAACTATCCCTGCGTTTGTAAGGCTTATTACACCCGTAGGCGGATTGCTTTTGGTTACTGCTTGGGCCGTATTGTGTTCAAACAGCATCAAGCATTTGTACCAACGCAACAAGGAGCGCAACTCGTAA
- a CDS encoding OmpA family protein, which translates to MKKPIFLALLVCFCYAVKAQNWIGLSTGNRAGVNGIYLNPATIVDSRLAAHINLFGTGTNFYNNYISFSGEKTLLKYLRENDTTLSIKNVTENLNGKDKVVNFSNETRGPSFMISLHPKHAIAFSTRSRVFFQAVDVSQPIARMIRWGLDDSTDGFEGPDGLNIEELYKQTRFGINVNAFTEMSFTYATVLLDNKKHFLKAGITYKHLSGLYTFYLKNEGGNGVKISGEDSLTFDNTNISYGYVNEGYYRNQSGDFDNPGFNKMFGSNRLGKGFGLDLGVTYELRPNHDKYKYTLDGKERWDKTKNKYLLRISGTLMDFGSIRYSNQQYVRNNVIAKNKVVTWGSLDTVGKIFDNFDSLGPGQSVFNRFDSAVGTVFGFESQTNEITSKLPTAINLQADVKVIDNVYVNVLWLQGLRKKGAIGSRQFSMLAVTPRYETNWFEASMPIILNNDYRNLTLGAMLRFGPVYIGSDNISGLIRKKNVYGLDFYAGLYVPIYKRNPRDRDKDGVSDRRDRCKNVPGIWDFNGCPDRDRDGIEDAKDQCPDTAGLAQFNGCPDRDGDGVQDTKDECPDVPGEVSFNGCPDTDDDGVEDRLDSCKFLKGLPEFNGCPDTDLDGVEDLKDDCVDVKGPIELKGCPDTDLDGVRDIEDKCVDVAGLPEFKGCPDTDKDSIPDNLDKCPDVAGIQAFGGCPDTDGDGVPDHKDLCPMEAGLPENNGCPKVAEQIEIVELAEEEEKVLREAFDNLEFETGKSVIRPESFASLDELAELLKVKTAYRIYIAGHTDNVGNKKANQKLSENRANAVKAYLVSKGVEDTRIKTEGFGDARPVDTNKTPEGRQKNRRVEFKVIK; encoded by the coding sequence ATGAAAAAACCTATATTTTTGGCCTTATTGGTTTGCTTTTGCTATGCAGTAAAAGCACAAAACTGGATCGGCCTTTCGACCGGAAACAGAGCAGGTGTAAATGGGATTTACTTAAACCCAGCGACTATTGTTGATAGTCGGTTAGCAGCCCACATTAATCTTTTTGGTACCGGAACCAATTTTTACAACAACTACATTAGTTTTAGCGGTGAAAAAACACTGCTGAAGTATTTAAGAGAGAATGATACTACTCTTAGTATCAAAAACGTGACTGAGAACCTGAACGGGAAAGATAAAGTGGTAAACTTTTCAAACGAAACCCGTGGCCCCTCATTTATGATATCGCTGCACCCAAAGCATGCCATTGCATTTAGTACGCGCAGCCGTGTGTTTTTTCAGGCAGTGGATGTGTCGCAACCCATTGCAAGGATGATACGCTGGGGTTTGGATGATTCTACCGATGGTTTTGAGGGACCTGATGGTTTGAACATTGAAGAACTATACAAACAAACCCGTTTTGGTATTAACGTAAACGCGTTTACCGAAATGAGTTTTACCTACGCCACTGTGTTGTTAGACAATAAAAAACACTTCTTAAAAGCGGGTATCACCTACAAACACTTATCGGGGTTGTATACCTTTTACCTTAAAAACGAAGGCGGAAACGGTGTTAAAATTTCAGGTGAAGACAGCCTTACTTTTGATAATACTAACATTAGTTACGGTTATGTAAACGAAGGTTACTACCGCAACCAATCGGGTGATTTTGATAATCCGGGCTTTAATAAAATGTTTGGCTCTAACCGTTTGGGTAAAGGATTTGGACTTGATTTGGGTGTAACGTATGAGTTGAGACCTAACCACGATAAATATAAATATACCCTTGACGGTAAAGAACGTTGGGACAAAACCAAAAACAAGTACCTGCTTAGAATTAGCGGTACTTTGATGGATTTTGGAAGCATTCGTTACAGCAATCAGCAGTATGTTAGAAATAATGTAATTGCCAAAAACAAGGTGGTTACTTGGGGTAGCTTAGATACTGTAGGTAAAATTTTCGATAATTTTGATTCATTAGGCCCCGGACAAAGTGTATTCAATCGTTTTGACAGTGCTGTGGGAACAGTGTTTGGTTTTGAAAGTCAAACCAATGAAATAACTTCAAAACTACCCACGGCAATTAACCTTCAAGCAGATGTTAAAGTAATCGACAACGTATATGTAAACGTACTTTGGTTGCAAGGTTTGCGCAAAAAAGGAGCTATCGGTTCGCGCCAGTTTTCGATGTTAGCGGTTACACCGCGCTACGAGACCAATTGGTTTGAAGCATCAATGCCGATTATTCTAAACAACGATTACAGAAACTTAACGTTAGGAGCCATGCTGCGTTTTGGCCCTGTGTACATCGGCTCTGATAATATTTCGGGTTTAATTCGTAAAAAGAACGTGTACGGGCTTGATTTTTATGCAGGCTTGTACGTGCCTATTTATAAACGCAACCCACGGGACAGAGACAAAGACGGAGTATCAGACCGCCGCGACCGTTGCAAAAATGTACCCGGTATTTGGGACTTTAACGGTTGCCCTGATAGGGATAGAGACGGTATAGAAGATGCAAAAGACCAATGCCCTGATACAGCAGGTTTGGCTCAGTTTAACGGCTGTCCTGACAGGGATGGGGATGGTGTGCAGGATACTAAAGACGAATGTCCGGATGTACCCGGAGAAGTGTCGTTTAACGGTTGCCCTGATACCGACGATGATGGTGTTGAAGACAGGCTTGATTCATGCAAATTCTTGAAAGGATTGCCTGAGTTTAACGGTTGTCCTGATACCGACCTAGACGGTGTTGAAGATTTGAAAGACGATTGCGTGGATGTGAAAGGCCCGATAGAGCTTAAAGGTTGCCCTGATACCGACCTAGACGGCGTTCGTGATATTGAAGATAAGTGTGTGGATGTGGCAGGTTTACCTGAGTTTAAAGGTTGCCCTGATACTGATAAGGATAGCATACCCGATAACCTTGATAAATGCCCTGATGTAGCAGGTATACAAGCGTTTGGCGGATGCCCCGATACTGATGGTGACGGTGTGCCCGACCACAAGGACTTGTGCCCTATGGAAGCCGGCTTGCCTGAAAACAACGGATGCCCTAAAGTGGCTGAACAAATAGAGATTGTTGAATTGGCTGAAGAGGAAGAAAAAGTATTGCGTGAAGCATTTGACAACCTTGAGTTTGAGACCGGAAAATCAGTAATACGCCCTGAATCGTTTGCAAGTTTGGATGAGTTGGCCGAATTGCTAAAAGTAAAAACAGCCTACCGCATATACATTGCAGGCCACACTGATAACGTGGGTAATAAAAAGGCTAACCAAAAACTGAGTGAAAACAGGGCCAATGCTGTAAAAGCATACCTTGTGAGCAAAGGTGTAGAAGACACCCGAATAAAAACTGAAGGTTTTGGCGATGCAAGGCCCGTTGATACTAATAAAACACCTGAAGGAAGACAGAAAAACCGCAGGGTTGAATTTAAAGTGATTAAATAA